Proteins from a genomic interval of Verrucomicrobiia bacterium:
- a CDS encoding ChbG/HpnK family deacetylase has product MIGANDGLLIINADDWGGWRKATDAALACFRAGRITSVTAMMFMADTERAAELAKAANLSVGLHVNLNQRFDGKVSAAVNENHEKVVRFLVKNKYAQLLYNPWLRQNFRHDFEAQLEEFRRLYGQEPSHIDGHQHKHLCLNMLLDRIIPAGKKVRRNFSFWPGEKSGLNRSYRAWVDRKLAKDHTITDYFFSLEQCLQNKRVGRVVDLAKSGKVELMTHPEKSPELDWLMSEDFLTSTRGLKLVDYTRL; this is encoded by the coding sequence ATGATCGGCGCGAACGATGGCCTCCTGATCATCAATGCCGATGATTGGGGCGGCTGGCGCAAAGCCACCGACGCCGCGCTCGCGTGTTTTCGGGCCGGACGCATCACGTCGGTGACGGCGATGATGTTCATGGCGGACACCGAACGGGCCGCTGAACTTGCGAAAGCGGCGAATCTTTCGGTGGGTTTGCACGTCAACCTGAACCAGCGCTTTGACGGAAAAGTTTCCGCAGCCGTCAACGAGAACCACGAAAAAGTCGTCCGGTTTTTGGTGAAAAATAAATATGCGCAGTTGCTTTACAACCCGTGGCTGCGGCAAAACTTTCGCCATGATTTCGAGGCGCAGCTTGAAGAGTTTCGGCGGTTGTATGGCCAAGAGCCGTCGCACATAGACGGACACCAGCACAAACACCTTTGCCTGAACATGCTGTTGGACCGGATCATTCCGGCCGGAAAAAAAGTCCGCCGGAATTTTTCATTTTGGCCCGGAGAGAAAAGCGGATTGAACCGCAGTTATCGCGCGTGGGTGGATCGGAAACTGGCGAAGGATCACACGATCACCGATTATTTTTTTTCGCTCGAACAATGTTTGCAAAATAAGCGGGTGGGGCGGGTTGTGGATTTAGCAAAGTCGGGCAAAGTTGAATTGATGACGCACCCGGAGAAATCCCCGGAACTCGACTGGCTGATGAGCGAAGATTTTTTGACGAGCACGCGCGGTTTGAAATTGGTTGATTATACGCGTTTGTGA
- a CDS encoding glycosyltransferase family 2 protein: protein MKTSPLTYVLVSPARNEEDYIELTIKSVINQTVLPAKWVIVSDGSTDRTDEIVKKYAAEYPWIELVRRPERKVRHFAGKVDCFNSGYERLKDIPYDVIGSLDADISFEPVYFEFLLGKLAENPKLGLVGTPFREGNVSYDYRFTSTEHVSGACQLFRRQCFEAIGGYTPVKGGGIDVIAVLSSRMHGWLTRTYPEKFCEHHRVMGSAKHNVFMNGFKLGQKDYMLGRHPLWQLFRSVYQISRKPVIIGGVTLFAGYMWSMVRGLERPVSKELVAFQRREQMTRLKRFFTGRRAVPEAGVGQS, encoded by the coding sequence ATGAAAACGAGTCCACTTACCTACGTGTTGGTATCGCCCGCGCGCAACGAAGAGGATTACATCGAGCTTACGATCAAGTCGGTGATCAACCAAACGGTGCTGCCGGCGAAATGGGTGATCGTCAGCGATGGTTCCACCGACCGCACGGATGAAATCGTCAAGAAGTACGCCGCCGAGTATCCGTGGATCGAATTGGTCCGCCGTCCGGAGCGCAAGGTGCGCCACTTCGCCGGCAAAGTGGATTGTTTCAATTCCGGTTATGAGCGGTTGAAGGACATTCCCTACGATGTCATTGGCAGCCTCGATGCGGATATTTCATTCGAGCCCGTCTATTTCGAATTTCTGCTCGGCAAGCTGGCCGAAAATCCCAAGCTCGGACTGGTCGGCACGCCGTTCCGCGAAGGCAACGTGAGTTACGATTATCGTTTCACCAGCACCGAACACGTTTCCGGCGCGTGCCAGTTATTTCGCCGCCAATGCTTCGAAGCCATCGGCGGATACACGCCGGTGAAGGGCGGGGGAATTGACGTCATCGCCGTGTTGAGTTCGCGCATGCACGGCTGGCTGACGCGCACTTACCCGGAAAAATTTTGCGAGCATCATCGCGTGATGGGCTCCGCGAAGCACAATGTTTTCATGAACGGTTTCAAGCTCGGGCAAAAAGATTATATGCTCGGGCGTCACCCGTTGTGGCAATTGTTCCGCTCGGTTTATCAAATCAGCCGCAAGCCGGTGATCATCGGCGGCGTCACACTTTTTGCGGGTTACATGTGGTCCATGGTGCGCGGATTGGAGCGTCCGGTTTCCAAAGAACTGGTTGCGTTTCAACGCCGCGAACAGATGACGCGGCTCAAGCGGTTCTTCACTGGCCGCCGCGCGGTGCCCGAGGCGGGCGTTGGCCAGTCATGA
- a CDS encoding glycosyltransferase family 4 protein has translation MPKSLGRILMLVENNFPQDTRVKNEATLLNEAGYTVSVICLRKKNQAPYEVLNGIHVHRLPRIELFQKTPSDKLSFIGKLFLLAKSFLGYCIEYSYFTTACFLVSLKIFFTRGFDAIHAHNPPDTLFLVALPYKLIGKKFVFDHHDLCPELYQSRYGSRGGFYTTLLRIFEWCNLKLANVTIATNESYKEIQIARGGRKAETIFLVRNGPNLERMQVPPSSPRLRAMNKMIFCYIGSLNPQDGVDYLLRALGHLVHDLKRTDFYCVIMGMGDSLEDLRKLSRELKLEAYVELPGFVSDQVLMENLSAADICMDPDPSSPLNDVSTWIKIMEYMAFSKPIVSFDLKETRFSAQQAALFVPANDEMAFAKGIVKLMDDEKLRSKMGRFGRERVESDLQWAVTGRNLLTAYQTLLK, from the coding sequence ATGCCGAAATCCCTCGGCCGGATATTAATGCTGGTGGAAAACAATTTTCCCCAGGATACCCGGGTCAAAAATGAAGCAACGCTGTTGAACGAAGCCGGCTATACGGTTTCGGTGATTTGTCTTCGCAAGAAAAACCAGGCGCCCTATGAAGTGCTCAATGGCATTCATGTCCACCGGCTGCCGCGCATCGAACTTTTTCAGAAGACGCCTTCCGATAAATTATCGTTCATCGGCAAATTATTTCTGCTGGCGAAATCGTTTCTCGGCTATTGCATCGAGTACAGCTATTTCACCACCGCGTGCTTTCTCGTCAGCCTGAAGATTTTTTTCACGCGCGGGTTCGACGCCATTCACGCGCATAATCCGCCGGACACGCTGTTCCTGGTCGCGCTGCCGTATAAGTTGATCGGCAAGAAATTCGTTTTCGATCATCACGATCTTTGCCCGGAGCTTTATCAGTCGCGCTACGGTTCGCGCGGAGGATTTTACACGACGCTGCTGCGCATTTTCGAGTGGTGCAATCTCAAGCTGGCGAACGTCACCATCGCGACGAACGAGTCGTATAAGGAAATCCAGATCGCGCGCGGCGGTCGCAAAGCTGAAACTATTTTTCTGGTCCGCAACGGTCCGAACCTTGAACGGATGCAGGTTCCACCGTCGAGTCCCCGTCTTCGGGCGATGAACAAAATGATCTTTTGTTACATCGGCAGCCTTAACCCGCAGGACGGCGTTGATTACTTGCTCCGTGCCTTGGGTCATTTGGTTCACGACCTCAAGCGCACGGATTTTTATTGTGTCATCATGGGCATGGGTGACTCGCTCGAAGACCTGCGCAAACTGTCGCGGGAATTGAAGCTTGAGGCGTACGTCGAACTGCCCGGTTTCGTTTCCGACCAGGTATTGATGGAAAATTTGTCCGCGGCAGACATCTGCATGGATCCCGATCCGTCGAGCCCGCTCAACGACGTCTCGACCTGGATCAAGATCATGGAATACATGGCGTTCTCCAAGCCGATCGTTTCATTCGATTTGAAAGAGACGCGCTTCTCCGCGCAACAGGCGGCGTTGTTTGTTCCGGCGAATGACGAGATGGCTTTTGCCAAGGGCATCGTGAAATTGATGGACGATGAAAAGCTACGCTCGAAGATGGGCCGCTTTGGCCGCGAACGCGTGGAGAGTGATTTGCAATGGGCCGTGACCGGCCGGAATTTATTAACTGCCTACCAGACTTTGCTCAAATGA
- a CDS encoding UDP-glucose/GDP-mannose dehydrogenase family protein translates to MKVTIFGMGYVGCVTSACLASCGHHVTGVDLDQNKIDLINSGHSPLIEPGLEDLIGKGVSSGRLQARREVEDLGDVSIICVGTPSNSNGSLCLDHVQRVVSHLGDKLRERSAYHVVNVRSTVIPGTVENIIIPLLAERSGKTPGKDFGVCMNPEFLRETTAVQDFHNPPFTVIGGLDERSINTVGKLYESLAAPLEKTPIAVAEMIKYSCNAFHALKVCFANEVGVLSKSLGIDSHKVMEVFCKDGKLNLSPYYLKPGFAFGGSCLPKDLRAILHLARQQDLDFPVLNSLLESNRRHLDHAFNLVRKTGKKRVGVLGLSFKAGTDDLRESPIVILIEQLLGKGYQLKVYDEEVSLSQLIGSNRRYIEATIPHISSLLVAKAADVLKDCDIVIVSKRNKEFQAVVNQVPPGVTVIDLVRIIEPSQAPSSYEGICW, encoded by the coding sequence ATGAAAGTCACCATCTTTGGCATGGGTTATGTGGGGTGTGTCACCTCGGCGTGCCTCGCGTCCTGCGGGCATCACGTCACGGGCGTGGACCTCGACCAGAACAAAATTGACCTCATCAACTCCGGCCACAGCCCGCTCATCGAGCCCGGCCTCGAGGATTTGATCGGCAAGGGCGTTTCGTCCGGCCGTCTGCAAGCCCGCCGCGAAGTCGAAGATCTGGGTGATGTTTCCATCATCTGTGTCGGCACGCCGAGCAACAGCAACGGCAGCCTTTGTCTCGATCACGTTCAGCGTGTCGTCTCGCATCTCGGCGATAAATTGCGCGAGCGTTCGGCCTATCACGTCGTCAATGTCCGCAGCACCGTCATTCCCGGCACGGTCGAAAATATCATCATTCCCTTGCTCGCCGAACGCTCCGGCAAGACGCCCGGAAAAGATTTTGGCGTGTGCATGAATCCGGAATTTTTGCGCGAGACGACCGCTGTGCAGGATTTTCACAATCCGCCCTTCACGGTCATCGGCGGTTTGGACGAGCGCAGCATCAATACCGTCGGCAAACTCTACGAGAGCCTGGCCGCACCGCTGGAAAAAACGCCGATCGCAGTGGCGGAAATGATAAAATATTCTTGCAATGCCTTTCACGCGCTGAAAGTCTGCTTTGCCAACGAAGTGGGCGTTCTCAGCAAGAGCTTGGGAATTGACAGCCACAAAGTCATGGAAGTTTTTTGCAAAGACGGCAAATTGAACTTGTCTCCTTACTATCTGAAGCCCGGGTTTGCTTTTGGCGGGTCGTGCCTGCCAAAGGATTTGCGCGCCATTTTGCATCTCGCGCGCCAGCAGGACCTCGATTTCCCGGTGTTGAATTCCCTGCTGGAAAGCAACCGCCGCCATCTCGACCACGCGTTCAATCTCGTGCGCAAGACGGGCAAGAAACGCGTCGGCGTCCTGGGCCTGAGTTTTAAGGCGGGCACGGACGACTTGCGCGAAAGCCCGATCGTGATCTTGATCGAGCAACTTTTGGGCAAGGGGTATCAACTCAAAGTATATGACGAAGAAGTTTCGCTTTCGCAGTTGATCGGCTCCAACCGCCGTTACATCGAGGCGACCATCCCGCACATCTCGTCGCTGCTGGTCGCGAAGGCTGCGGATGTCCTGAAGGACTGCGACATCGTCATCGTGAGCAAGCGCAATAAGGAATTCCAGGCAGTCGTGAACCAAGTACCGCCAGGCGTCACTGTGATTGACCTGGTCCGCATCATTGAACCATCCCAAGCCCCTTCAAGCTACGAAGGCATCTGCTGGTAA
- a CDS encoding AAA family ATPase, which produces MNEKRNANHPPVVGLALNDIYYVLFRHKWKILIFSILGLATAAGIYFYRGTTYQSEADVWIKYVESTKPVSPTPSAVDTIVPYHDGDDIINTEITIINSFDLAKQVATNVGPEKVLAKLGGGSDVVAAATAIHDNLLIQRVPHSPVLRVIFSHPDKDLVQRVLEEIVVDYQSRHAELNSSANSSYDTLQSETSTLKSELDAAEDNLRREKAKANISDLDEARKSTSQKMSSIRYDLMAAVSQLTQRQNNLKKLQDSTNHVAASSVTSSNTLPELTDDQIDEYNDAREAYNLIKKSYDNMRVELPEHNSLVQEKFAQLKIALKKKQDLEKADPRLRHLKIASNTDGTRSTVKTTDDRITDEQDAIDDLQEKIKILQADMVELHAESTNLDAAAPAIQELERQVHYREEYYRNYLNSLEQAKIENDVTAGKNANIQVTQKPTPPSLERSKTPKMMGIAAVMGILAGLVWAFFVELYLDHSVRRPKEIEGSLGMRLFLSIPDVYSNGSRFLGTGAKKRNGKPAALLPETVNGNGSTAANGAAPAASGVAVNGAGAKGNRLEVAPWDRNHSLHNYYEALRDRLISYFEVNNLNHKPKLVAVTGSEQGAGTTTIAAGLAASLSETGDGNVLLIDMNLEHGATQEFYNGKPNCELDAALANETRDSAMVQNNLYVVSGKSNGDQLSRMLPKRFANLLPKLKASDYDYIIFDMPPIARTGVTQRLAGFMDMMLLVVEAEKTSRDVVKQAGGLLTESKANVSVVLNKTRTYIPKRFHQEF; this is translated from the coding sequence ATGAACGAGAAACGAAACGCCAATCATCCGCCGGTTGTGGGATTGGCCTTGAACGACATCTACTACGTGCTTTTCCGGCACAAGTGGAAGATACTTATTTTTTCCATCCTTGGTCTCGCGACTGCCGCCGGCATTTATTTTTATCGTGGCACCACGTATCAATCCGAGGCGGACGTCTGGATCAAATACGTCGAAAGCACCAAGCCGGTCAGTCCGACGCCTTCGGCGGTGGATACCATCGTCCCGTACCATGATGGCGACGACATCATCAATACGGAAATCACCATCATTAATAGCTTCGACCTGGCCAAGCAAGTTGCGACCAATGTCGGGCCGGAAAAAGTCCTCGCCAAGCTGGGTGGAGGAAGCGATGTGGTCGCCGCTGCCACGGCGATCCATGATAATCTTTTGATCCAGCGCGTCCCGCACAGCCCGGTATTGCGAGTCATCTTTTCACATCCGGACAAGGATCTGGTGCAACGCGTCCTTGAGGAAATCGTGGTGGATTACCAAAGCCGCCATGCCGAACTGAATAGTTCCGCCAACTCCTCCTATGACACGTTGCAGTCGGAAACGAGCACTCTCAAAAGTGAATTGGATGCGGCCGAAGACAATCTGCGCCGGGAAAAAGCCAAGGCCAACATAAGCGATCTCGACGAAGCCCGGAAATCCACGAGCCAGAAGATGTCTTCAATCCGTTATGACCTTATGGCCGCGGTAAGCCAGTTGACTCAGCGCCAAAACAATTTGAAGAAACTGCAGGATTCCACCAACCATGTGGCAGCCTCATCCGTGACGTCTTCCAATACATTGCCGGAACTGACGGATGATCAAATTGATGAATATAACGATGCCCGGGAAGCCTACAATCTGATCAAGAAAAGTTATGACAACATGCGCGTTGAGCTGCCTGAGCACAACAGCCTCGTTCAGGAGAAGTTTGCCCAGCTCAAAATCGCATTGAAGAAAAAACAAGACCTGGAAAAAGCCGACCCGCGCCTGCGCCATTTGAAGATCGCTTCCAATACTGATGGCACTCGTTCCACCGTCAAGACCACCGACGACCGTATCACCGATGAACAGGACGCGATTGACGACTTGCAGGAAAAAATCAAGATCCTTCAAGCGGACATGGTCGAACTTCACGCCGAGTCCACGAACCTGGATGCCGCTGCGCCGGCCATTCAGGAACTCGAGCGCCAGGTTCATTATCGCGAGGAATATTATCGCAATTATTTGAACAGCCTCGAACAGGCCAAGATCGAAAACGACGTCACCGCCGGCAAGAACGCCAACATTCAGGTCACCCAAAAGCCGACTCCCCCTTCGCTAGAGCGTTCCAAGACGCCCAAGATGATGGGCATCGCCGCGGTCATGGGAATCCTGGCCGGATTGGTCTGGGCCTTTTTCGTTGAACTTTATCTCGACCACAGCGTGCGCCGTCCCAAGGAAATCGAAGGCAGCCTCGGCATGCGCCTCTTCCTTTCCATCCCCGATGTCTATTCCAATGGCTCGCGCTTCCTTGGCACGGGCGCGAAAAAGCGAAATGGCAAACCAGCCGCGTTGCTTCCTGAAACCGTGAATGGCAACGGCAGCACTGCCGCCAATGGCGCTGCTCCGGCGGCATCCGGCGTGGCTGTCAATGGCGCGGGCGCCAAGGGCAACCGGCTTGAAGTCGCGCCGTGGGACCGCAATCATTCGCTGCACAATTATTATGAAGCCTTGCGCGACCGTTTGATTTCGTATTTCGAAGTCAACAATCTCAATCACAAACCCAAGCTTGTCGCCGTCACCGGTTCCGAGCAGGGCGCGGGCACGACTACCATCGCGGCGGGCCTTGCGGCTTCGCTTTCCGAAACGGGTGATGGCAATGTGCTGCTGATTGACATGAACCTTGAGCATGGCGCCACGCAGGAGTTCTACAACGGCAAACCGAATTGCGAACTCGACGCCGCGCTTGCCAACGAAACCCGCGACAGCGCGATGGTGCAGAACAACCTTTACGTCGTCTCCGGCAAATCGAACGGCGACCAGCTCTCGCGCATGCTGCCCAAGCGTTTCGCCAACCTTTTGCCCAAGCTCAAGGCCAGCGATTACGATTACATCATCTTCGACATGCCGCCCATCGCGCGCACCGGCGTGACGCAACGCCTTGCCGGTTTCATGGACATGATGCTGCTCGTCGTGGAAGCGGAAAAGACCAGCCGCGACGTGGTCAAACAAGCCGGCGGTTTGCTGACTGAATCGAAAGCCAACGTCAGTGTGGTGCTCAACAAGACCCGCACTTACATCCCCAAACGCTTTCACCAGGAATTTTGA
- a CDS encoding GNAT family N-acetyltransferase, translating into MKAAVQRVNPAGQPGWDEQLAALPNSSFFQSAEWTEVLAGYGFVPQYFTVAGAGGMEALLPMMEVDSWLTGRRGVSLPFTDDSEPFYADAGAFKKVSDAVLEFGRSRKWKYVEFRGGRKWFGDVPASVSFYGHELDLMAGEARLFERVDGSVRRGIRKAEKAGVTVEVSESLEAMRVFYDLLCQTRKKHGMPPQPLGFFENIHRQVLSKNFGNIFIARFEGRPIAAAVYFRLGKRAIYKYGASDETVQQLRGNNLVMWEAIKWHAAMGCASLHLGRTSLGNEGLRRFKLNWGAAEHPIEYVKYDFRQERFVQDRDESSGWHNQLFNRMPIFASRWVGAALYRHWA; encoded by the coding sequence GTGAAAGCCGCTGTGCAACGCGTCAATCCCGCCGGGCAGCCGGGCTGGGATGAACAGTTGGCTGCATTGCCGAACAGTTCGTTTTTTCAAAGCGCCGAGTGGACGGAAGTTTTGGCAGGATACGGTTTCGTGCCACAATATTTCACGGTGGCGGGCGCGGGCGGCATGGAAGCGTTGCTGCCCATGATGGAAGTGGATAGCTGGCTGACGGGACGGCGCGGAGTTTCGCTGCCGTTCACTGATGATAGCGAACCTTTTTATGCCGATGCCGGGGCATTCAAAAAGGTGAGTGACGCGGTGCTCGAATTTGGCAGGTCGCGGAAATGGAAATATGTTGAATTCCGCGGCGGCAGAAAATGGTTTGGCGATGTGCCAGCCTCGGTTTCGTTTTACGGGCACGAGTTGGATTTGATGGCGGGTGAAGCGCGGCTTTTCGAGCGGGTGGATGGCTCGGTACGGCGCGGAATCCGCAAAGCGGAAAAAGCCGGAGTAACGGTCGAAGTGTCGGAATCGCTGGAAGCGATGCGAGTTTTTTACGATTTGCTGTGTCAGACGCGTAAAAAACACGGGATGCCGCCACAACCGTTGGGTTTTTTTGAGAATATCCACCGGCAGGTGTTGTCCAAGAATTTTGGGAATATTTTTATCGCCCGGTTCGAGGGGCGGCCGATCGCGGCGGCGGTTTATTTTCGGCTTGGCAAACGTGCCATATACAAATACGGCGCTTCGGATGAGACGGTCCAGCAGTTGCGGGGCAACAACCTCGTGATGTGGGAAGCGATCAAGTGGCACGCGGCAATGGGTTGTGCGAGTTTGCATCTTGGCCGGACGTCGCTGGGCAATGAAGGTCTGCGGCGGTTTAAGTTGAATTGGGGCGCTGCCGAGCACCCGATTGAATATGTGAAATATGATTTTCGGCAGGAACGGTTCGTGCAGGATCGCGACGAATCTTCCGGGTGGCACAATCAGCTTTTTAATCGCATGCCGATATTTGCATCGCGATGGGTCGGGGCGGCTTTGTATCGCCATTGGGCATAA
- a CDS encoding acyltransferase, which produces MSSTPIAFKRISADVKLGNNTKVYDFTNLYGCEIGDDTKVGTFVEIQKGAKIGSRCKISSHTFICEGVTIEDEVFIGHNVTFINDRHPRATAGNGQLQTEADWACVGTLVKRGASIGSGATLLCGVTVGENALVGAGSVVTKDVPAGAIVAGNPARVVKKSNRLVTNECAQVT; this is translated from the coding sequence ATGAGTTCCACTCCCATAGCGTTCAAGCGCATCTCGGCCGACGTGAAACTCGGCAACAATACGAAGGTGTATGATTTCACCAACCTTTACGGTTGTGAGATCGGTGACGACACCAAGGTCGGCACCTTCGTGGAAATCCAGAAAGGCGCGAAGATCGGAAGCCGCTGCAAGATTTCCAGCCACACATTCATCTGCGAAGGCGTGACGATTGAAGACGAGGTTTTCATCGGCCACAACGTGACGTTCATCAACGATCGTCATCCGCGTGCAACCGCTGGCAACGGCCAGTTGCAAACCGAGGCCGATTGGGCCTGCGTCGGCACGCTTGTGAAACGCGGCGCGTCCATTGGTTCGGGAGCGACACTTCTGTGCGGCGTGACGGTGGGCGAAAACGCTTTGGTCGGCGCGGGCAGCGTCGTGACCAAAGACGTGCCTGCGGGCGCAATCGTCGCTGGTAATCCAGCGCGCGTCGTTAAAAAATCCAATCGGTTGGTCACTAACGAGTGTGCCCAGGTGACGTAA
- a CDS encoding Gfo/Idh/MocA family oxidoreductase, whose translation MKKQINVGVVGCGYWGPNLIRNFRSLADCNLKVMCDLSEARLKHLGALYPEVEGTADFSHALNGAGLDAVVIATAVKFHFPMAKAALLAGKHTFIEKPMASSVAECEELVDIARKNGLVLMIGHTFLYSPAVRKIKEIVDSGDVGEIRYISARRLNLGLFQKDINVAWDLAPHDISIIQYIMGEQPVTINCRGSAHVTPGVEDVTTMCLSFQRQRTAIIHSSWLDPRKVREMTIVGSKRMIVYDDVVQQEKIKIFDARVERPPHYDTFAEFHYAYHYGDVYVPYIKQEEPLKIECQHFLDCIRHGTAPLTSGSRGLELVQILEASSESLRRGGGPVELTSKPYTNGHTNGVNGTNGNGNGANGTTADLAVKVAFTPPAAAPAKKRTPRGGTPKLEVSGR comes from the coding sequence ATGAAAAAGCAAATAAACGTCGGAGTAGTTGGCTGTGGATATTGGGGACCAAACCTCATTCGAAATTTCCGTTCGCTTGCCGACTGCAATCTCAAAGTAATGTGCGACCTGAGCGAAGCCCGCTTGAAGCATCTCGGCGCGCTTTATCCTGAAGTCGAAGGAACCGCCGATTTCAGCCACGCCTTGAACGGCGCGGGCCTCGACGCCGTCGTCATCGCCACCGCGGTTAAATTCCATTTTCCGATGGCGAAGGCCGCGCTGCTCGCCGGCAAACATACGTTCATCGAAAAGCCCATGGCGTCGTCCGTGGCTGAATGTGAAGAACTGGTGGACATCGCCAGGAAAAACGGTCTCGTGCTGATGATCGGCCACACGTTTCTGTATTCGCCCGCCGTGCGCAAGATCAAGGAAATCGTGGACAGCGGCGACGTCGGCGAAATCCGCTACATCTCCGCCCGCCGTTTGAATCTCGGCCTTTTCCAGAAGGACATCAATGTGGCCTGGGACCTCGCGCCGCACGACATCTCAATCATCCAATACATCATGGGCGAACAACCCGTGACCATTAATTGCCGCGGCAGCGCGCACGTCACCCCGGGCGTCGAAGACGTGACCACGATGTGCCTGAGCTTCCAGCGCCAGCGGACCGCGATCATTCACAGCAGTTGGCTCGATCCGCGCAAAGTCCGCGAAATGACCATCGTCGGCAGCAAGCGCATGATCGTTTATGACGACGTGGTGCAGCAGGAAAAGATCAAGATCTTTGATGCCCGCGTGGAACGCCCACCGCATTACGACACCTTTGCCGAATTTCATTACGCTTATCACTACGGCGATGTTTATGTCCCGTACATCAAGCAGGAAGAACCACTCAAGATCGAGTGCCAGCATTTTCTCGATTGCATTCGCCACGGCACGGCCCCGCTCACCAGCGGCAGCCGCGGACTTGAGTTGGTGCAAATTCTCGAAGCCTCTTCGGAATCGCTGCGTCGCGGTGGCGGGCCGGTTGAGTTGACCTCGAAGCCATACACGAACGGTCACACCAACGGTGTGAACGGAACCAATGGCAATGGCAACGGCGCCAACGGCACGACTGCTGATCTCGCGGTCAAAGTCGCTTTCACCCCTCCGGCGGCTGCGCCGGCGAAAAAGCGCACGCCGCGCGGTGGAACGCCCAAACTCGAAGTCAGCGGACGCTGA
- a CDS encoding sugar transferase: MEIGNDSQPNPAPEFSTLEIPRWKRVLDIALILLALPVLFPVMLGIALFVRCVSAGPVLFRQERVGHRGSRFRCFKFRTMHVGNNTAVHQGHLTRLMDSNAPMVKMDAHGDPRIIPFGVPLRSSGLDELPQIFNVLMGDMSLVGPRPCVPYEFDKYLAWQKERFNVLPGLTGLWQVSGKNNTTFEEMMRLDIHYSRKSNLWLDIKIIFKTIPALIVQMLETRARRRAAENTAHTEQAEQKSARPVPARTFKPIIDTD, from the coding sequence ATGGAAATCGGTAACGACAGCCAGCCCAATCCAGCGCCTGAGTTCTCCACGCTGGAGATTCCGCGCTGGAAGCGTGTCCTGGACATCGCGCTTATTCTGCTGGCTCTCCCGGTGCTGTTCCCGGTGATGCTGGGCATCGCGCTGTTTGTCCGTTGCGTCTCGGCGGGGCCGGTGCTCTTCCGCCAGGAACGCGTGGGCCATCGCGGCTCGCGTTTTCGCTGCTTCAAATTCCGCACGATGCACGTCGGCAACAACACCGCCGTGCATCAGGGCCATTTGACGCGCCTGATGGATTCCAATGCGCCGATGGTGAAGATGGATGCCCACGGCGATCCGCGCATCATTCCATTTGGCGTGCCGCTGCGTTCTTCCGGCCTCGATGAATTGCCGCAGATATTCAATGTGTTGATGGGCGACATGAGCTTGGTCGGTCCGCGCCCCTGCGTGCCATACGAATTTGACAAATATCTTGCATGGCAGAAGGAGCGTTTCAATGTGCTGCCCGGTTTGACTGGTCTTTGGCAAGTCAGCGGCAAGAACAATACGACTTTTGAGGAAATGATGCGGCTGGATATTCATTATTCCCGGAAAAGCAATCTTTGGTTGGACATCAAAATCATTTTCAAGACCATCCCCGCGCTGATCGTCCAGATGTTGGAGACCCGCGCCCGCCGCCGCGCCGCCGAAAATACGGCGCACACTGAACAAGCCGAGCAGAAGTCCGCCCGGCCCGTGCCCGCGAGAACTTTCAAACCCATTATTGATACGGATTAG